The following proteins are encoded in a genomic region of Paenibacillus sp. FSL H3-0469:
- a CDS encoding TIR domain-containing protein — MIRPRLFIGSSRESIRYARAIHEQLKRTAEVHPWYAAAFRPNEYTMEALERNLDISDFAVFVFSPDDVARIRGKYYYVTRDNTQFEMGLFWARLRRGRVFCLLPDQVPARSDLVPGENVEEYHLLSDLSGLTPLEYEWQHENATAAVDVSCGKIIDSIQAQGMYHDPAVELLQLRAELRRKESILHFFWQYNNNVTPPQAAEKYQALSEAVRNSFLPPEDCRVIGAAMWRAEAEAGLKQVGGNVGRGQMYPFAAFGDGSVKPGVLDAFLAKEWTFLQRTEVAEVYILCYPLGENHVLSVHFSGSQRLSAEDITAVVAYNRDLFRTVNHLVGGD, encoded by the coding sequence GTGATCAGACCTAGATTATTCATTGGTTCTTCCAGAGAATCTATCCGCTATGCCAGGGCTATCCACGAACAGTTGAAGCGGACCGCCGAGGTCCATCCGTGGTATGCCGCTGCTTTCCGGCCGAATGAATACACCATGGAAGCGCTGGAGCGGAATCTGGATATCAGCGATTTTGCCGTCTTTGTGTTCTCGCCGGATGATGTCGCCCGGATTAGGGGTAAATATTATTATGTGACCCGGGACAACACCCAGTTCGAAATGGGCCTGTTCTGGGCGAGGCTGCGACGCGGCAGGGTCTTCTGCCTGCTGCCGGATCAGGTGCCTGCCCGCAGTGATCTTGTTCCGGGTGAGAATGTGGAAGAGTATCATCTGCTGTCGGATCTGTCGGGACTAACCCCGCTGGAATATGAGTGGCAGCATGAGAATGCTACAGCGGCAGTGGATGTGAGCTGCGGCAAGATTATCGACAGCATTCAGGCGCAGGGGATGTACCACGACCCGGCTGTAGAGCTGTTGCAGCTTCGGGCAGAGCTTAGGCGAAAAGAAAGTATCCTTCACTTCTTTTGGCAATATAATAATAATGTAACCCCGCCTCAGGCAGCCGAGAAATATCAGGCACTGAGCGAAGCCGTCCGCAATTCATTCCTGCCCCCGGAGGATTGCCGGGTCATCGGAGCCGCCATGTGGCGGGCCGAAGCGGAAGCGGGCCTGAAGCAGGTCGGCGGCAATGTGGGACGCGGGCAGATGTATCCGTTCGCCGCCTTCGGGGACGGGAGTGTGAAGCCGGGGGTGCTGGATGCTTTTTTGGCAAAAGAATGGACTTTTTTACAGCGTACGGAAGTTGCGGAGGTATATATCCTATGCTATCCTTTAGGTGAGAACCATGTGCTGTCCGTGCACTTCTCGGGAAGTCAGAGATTGTCGGCGGAGGATATTACAGCAGTCGTGGCCTATAACCGGGATTTGTTCCGCACCGTCAATCATTTAGTGGGAGGGGACTAA
- a CDS encoding N-acetylmuramoyl-L-alanine amidase yields MRQKIHTAVLSACLLTSSILAPVLPSSTAYAATAYTAKVYASSLNVRSEPAASAAVTGSLAAGATVTVTEEQHGWLKVRAGSVSGWVAGYYLKRTSGSSSTSTTSASTSSSSAASKASAKAAVKTTSASSGTAVVTASSLRIRSGPGTGYEVVGSLQSGNKVTLLLRQGEWSRVRTAGGTVGWVSSGYLSGGTVRSASTVSSNSQTPSVVRKSGSIRGKLIIVDPGHGGTDPGMLGTTYDTMEKDLTLQTSLYLRDYLTAKGARVEMTRTRGDQKPALSQRVQLGRALGADAFVSIHYNSSPKNVSGTLTFFYSQQNDLRLARAVETRLGEGIGLRSNGLSFGDYHILRENPLPATLVELGFLSNPYDESIVRKAAYQRKAAQAVAEGVADYFSK; encoded by the coding sequence ATGCGACAAAAAATACATACCGCAGTTCTGTCAGCCTGTCTGCTGACTTCATCCATACTGGCACCTGTTCTGCCGTCTTCTACCGCTTATGCTGCAACTGCTTATACCGCCAAAGTGTACGCCAGCTCGCTGAATGTACGCAGTGAGCCTGCTGCAAGCGCCGCCGTCACAGGCTCTCTGGCTGCCGGAGCCACCGTTACCGTCACTGAAGAGCAGCATGGCTGGCTCAAGGTCAGGGCCGGCTCTGTCTCCGGCTGGGTAGCCGGTTATTATCTGAAGCGTACCAGCGGAAGCTCCTCCACTAGTACTACTTCCGCCAGCACCTCTTCCAGCTCCGCCGCCTCCAAGGCATCGGCCAAGGCGGCAGTCAAGACCACCTCGGCCTCCAGCGGAACGGCTGTCGTGACCGCGTCTTCCCTGCGTATCCGCAGCGGGCCGGGAACCGGTTATGAGGTGGTCGGCTCCCTGCAATCCGGCAACAAGGTGACGCTCCTGCTCCGTCAGGGAGAGTGGTCGCGGGTCCGCACCGCCGGAGGAACGGTCGGCTGGGTATCCTCCGGCTATCTGTCAGGCGGAACCGTCCGCAGTGCAAGCACGGTCAGCTCAAATAGCCAGACTCCGAGTGTGGTACGGAAATCCGGCAGTATCCGGGGCAAGCTGATCATCGTGGACCCCGGCCACGGCGGCACCGATCCCGGCATGCTCGGGACAACCTATGACACGATGGAGAAGGATCTGACGCTCCAGACCTCCCTCTACCTGCGGGATTATCTGACCGCCAAGGGAGCCAGAGTGGAGATGACCCGGACCCGCGGGGACCAGAAGCCTGCGCTCTCCCAGCGGGTGCAGCTCGGGCGGGCGCTCGGTGCGGACGCTTTTGTCAGCATTCATTATAATTCATCGCCGAAAAATGTCTCCGGCACGCTGACCTTCTTCTATTCGCAGCAGAATGATCTGCGGCTGGCCCGGGCGGTGGAGACCCGGCTGGGTGAGGGCATCGGTCTGCGCAGCAACGGCCTCTCCTTCGGCGACTACCATATTCTGCGGGAGAATCCGCTGCCGGCCACTCTTGTAGAGCTGGGCTTCCTGTCGAACCCGTACGACGAATCGATTGTACGCAAGGCGGCTTATCAGCGCAAGGCAGCTCAGGCAGTCGCTGAGGGAGTGGCCGATTATTTCAGCAAGTAG